In the genome of Lacerta agilis isolate rLacAgi1 chromosome 2, rLacAgi1.pri, whole genome shotgun sequence, one region contains:
- the LSM11 gene encoding U7 snRNA-associated Sm-like protein LSm11: MEEAEEAGARPRRRRRRSGGRSSSERSPSPGRLDVSSPRFDPLLALYSERTTLPYPAAPHFNNLAEYESFQRGLLRAPGRQRGAAGRGSRPAGTRARSRGGRAPADPERIQRLRSLMVAKEPEQEEAERARQQRGRRAPRNVLTRMPVHEGSPLGELHRCVRDGVKVNVHVRTFKGLRGVCSGFLVAFDKFWNMALTDVDETYRKPVLGKAFYVEPQLTLTRLFDRLKLQESLVKKDVSKMAADLPTLPCDPRTLRWKSESGRRRSEERGAKKRSSKERTRSSSLPRTYGKEIELSGRISQTEGTSAGGRRGRSRKKARPKVDYQQVFTRHINQIFIRGENVLLVHLAH, translated from the exons atggaggaggcggaggaggccgGCGCACGGcccaggcgccgccgccgccgctcgggCGGCCGCAGCAGCTCGGAGCGCTCGCCGAGCCCCGGGCGCCTGGACGTGAGTTCGCCACGCTTCGACCCTCTGCTGGCGCTGTACTCGGAGCGCACGACGCTGCCTTACCCGGCCGCGCCGCACTTCAACAACCTGGCCGAGTACGAGAGCTTCCAGCGCGGCCTGCTCCGCGCTCCGGGACGCCAGCGAGGGGCCGCCGGCCGCGGCAGCCGCCCTGCGGGGACCCGCGCCCGGAGTCGAGGCGGACGGGCCCCCGCCGACCCCGAGCGCATCCAGCGTCTCCGCAGCCTCATGGTGGCCAAGGAGCCCGAGCAAGAGGAGGCCGAGCGAGCCAGGCAGCAGCGGGGCAGGAGGGCACCTCGCAATGTGCTCACCAGGATGCCCG TTCACGAAGGCAGTCCACTTGGGGAGCTTCACCGATGTGTCCGTGATGGTGTAAAAGTCAACGTCCACGTCCGAACTTTCAAAGGACTTCGTGGAGTCTGCAGTGGGTTCTTGGTTGCCTTTGACAAGTTCTGGAATATG GCCCTGACAGACGTAGATGAGACATATCGAAAACCTGTGCTGGGTAAAGCTTTCTACGTAGAGCCACAGTTGACTCTCACCAGG CTGTTCGACAGACTCAAGCTGCAAGAGTCCCTGGTTAAAAAAGACGTTTCAAAGATGGCTGCTGATCTGCCAACTCTTCCTTGTGATCCTAGGACACTTAGGTGGAAGTCCGAGTCAGGTCGGAGGAGGTCAGAAGAACGAGGGGCAAAGAAGCGCTCAAGCAAAGAGAGGACACGGAGCTCTAGCCTGCCTCGAACTTATGGGAAAGAGATTGAGCTGTCTGGCAGAATCTCCCAAACGGAGGGGACGAGTGCAGGTGGCAGAAGAGGTCGGTCACGGAAAAAGGCGAGGCCCAAAGTGGATTACCAGCAAGTTTTCACACGGCACATAAACCAGATTTTTATTCGGGGGGAGAATGTCTTGCTTGTTCATCTAGCCCATTGA
- the THG1L gene encoding probable tRNA(His) guanylyltransferase isoform X1, with the protein MFVCARAPAFRDRATQLPLMLALPRLGGVLPAAAAAAAAPSLGLRARLSCGRVAMAKSKFEYVRGFEEEATCLPNCWVVVRLDGRGFHRFAEQHGFKKPNDDRALHLMNKSAQTVMQELEDIVIAYGQSDEYSFVFKKKSNWFKRRASKFMTHVVSQFASSYVFYWKDYFKDQPLLYPPGFDGRVVLYPSDQNLKDYLSWRQADCHINNLYNTVFWTLVQRGGLTPVQAQKQLQGTVASDKNEILFSQFSINYNNESLLYRKGTVLLWQKVNQAIKKKIKMPEETEEKEVEVTRPRTTVVALHCDIIGDPFWDQYPEILADDS; encoded by the exons atgtttgtgtgtgcgcgcgcgccagCCTTCCGGGATCGCGCAACGCAGCTTCCGCTGATGCTGGCGCTGCCTAGGCTTGGTGGcgttcttcctgctgctgctgccgccgccgccgccccctccctCGGCCTGCGCGCGCGGCTGAGCTGCGGCCGCGTCGCCATGGCGAAGAGCAAGTTCGAATACGTGCGGGGTTTCGAAGAGGAGGCCACGTGCTTGCCCAACTGCTGGGTCGTGGTCCGGTTGGACGGCCGCGGCTTCCACCG CTTTGCCGAGCAACATGGTTTTAAGAAGCCTAATGATGATCGCGCTCTTCACTTGATGAACAAGTCTGCACAGACAGTAATGCAAGAATTAGAGGATATTGTCATTGCCTATGGACAAAGTGATGAATATAGctttgttttcaaaaagaaaagcaacTGGTTTAAGAGAAGAGCAAG TAAGTTCATGACTCATGTGGTCTCCCAGTTTGCCTCCAGCTACGTTTTCTATTGGAAAGATTACTTTAAGGACCAGCCTCTTTTGTATCCACCAGGATTTGATGGGCGTGTTGTGTTGTATCCTAGTGACCAGAATTTAAAAGACTATCTTAGTTGGCGACAAGCTGATT GCCACATAAATAATCTCTACAATACAGTATTTTGGACTCTTGTGCAGAGAGGTGGCTTGACACCTGTACAAGCCCAAAAGCAACTACAG GGAACAGTTGCAAGTGACAAaaatgagattttattttctCAGTTCAGCATTAACTACAATAACGAATCATTGTTGTATAGAAAAGGAACTGTTCTACTGTGGCAAAAG GTAAATCAagccattaaaaagaaaattaaaatgccaGAGGAAACGGAAGAGAAGGAAGTTGAAGTGACCCGGCCAAGGACTACAGTAGTTGCTTTGCACTGTGATATCATTGGGGATCCGTTTTGGGACCAGTATCCTGAAATCCTAGCTGATGATAGCTGA
- the THG1L gene encoding probable tRNA(His) guanylyltransferase isoform X2, whose protein sequence is MNKSAQTVMQELEDIVIAYGQSDEYSFVFKKKSNWFKRRASKFMTHVVSQFASSYVFYWKDYFKDQPLLYPPGFDGRVVLYPSDQNLKDYLSWRQADCHINNLYNTVFWTLVQRGGLTPVQAQKQLQGTVASDKNEILFSQFSINYNNESLLYRKGTVLLWQKVNQAIKKKIKMPEETEEKEVEVTRPRTTVVALHCDIIGDPFWDQYPEILADDS, encoded by the exons ATGAACAAGTCTGCACAGACAGTAATGCAAGAATTAGAGGATATTGTCATTGCCTATGGACAAAGTGATGAATATAGctttgttttcaaaaagaaaagcaacTGGTTTAAGAGAAGAGCAAG TAAGTTCATGACTCATGTGGTCTCCCAGTTTGCCTCCAGCTACGTTTTCTATTGGAAAGATTACTTTAAGGACCAGCCTCTTTTGTATCCACCAGGATTTGATGGGCGTGTTGTGTTGTATCCTAGTGACCAGAATTTAAAAGACTATCTTAGTTGGCGACAAGCTGATT GCCACATAAATAATCTCTACAATACAGTATTTTGGACTCTTGTGCAGAGAGGTGGCTTGACACCTGTACAAGCCCAAAAGCAACTACAG GGAACAGTTGCAAGTGACAAaaatgagattttattttctCAGTTCAGCATTAACTACAATAACGAATCATTGTTGTATAGAAAAGGAACTGTTCTACTGTGGCAAAAG GTAAATCAagccattaaaaagaaaattaaaatgccaGAGGAAACGGAAGAGAAGGAAGTTGAAGTGACCCGGCCAAGGACTACAGTAGTTGCTTTGCACTGTGATATCATTGGGGATCCGTTTTGGGACCAGTATCCTGAAATCCTAGCTGATGATAGCTGA
- the THG1L gene encoding probable tRNA(His) guanylyltransferase isoform X3 — protein MDKVMNIALFSKRKATGLREEQGFDGRVVLYPSDQNLKDYLSWRQADCHINNLYNTVFWTLVQRGGLTPVQAQKQLQGTVASDKNEILFSQFSINYNNESLLYRKGTVLLWQKVNQAIKKKIKMPEETEEKEVEVTRPRTTVVALHCDIIGDPFWDQYPEILADDS, from the exons ATGGACAAAGTGATGAATATAGctttgttttcaaaaagaaaagcaacTGGTTTAAGAGAAGAGCAAG GATTTGATGGGCGTGTTGTGTTGTATCCTAGTGACCAGAATTTAAAAGACTATCTTAGTTGGCGACAAGCTGATT GCCACATAAATAATCTCTACAATACAGTATTTTGGACTCTTGTGCAGAGAGGTGGCTTGACACCTGTACAAGCCCAAAAGCAACTACAG GGAACAGTTGCAAGTGACAAaaatgagattttattttctCAGTTCAGCATTAACTACAATAACGAATCATTGTTGTATAGAAAAGGAACTGTTCTACTGTGGCAAAAG GTAAATCAagccattaaaaagaaaattaaaatgccaGAGGAAACGGAAGAGAAGGAAGTTGAAGTGACCCGGCCAAGGACTACAGTAGTTGCTTTGCACTGTGATATCATTGGGGATCCGTTTTGGGACCAGTATCCTGAAATCCTAGCTGATGATAGCTGA